A stretch of Leptidea sinapis chromosome 36, ilLepSina1.1, whole genome shotgun sequence DNA encodes these proteins:
- the LOC126975559 gene encoding uncharacterized protein LOC126975559 isoform X1: protein MDKENRSAAGLRRSAIAERLRLREEWSALKGVEEKKAVEARVLTKRQQNVFKPKTVNKNRDMKRYNLRKDLPNSTSDVLRGVVALVDVGAESRALALRAALTALGASVVPIWSPLVTHVIWTQGGCRETRAKGRALACQLVSPLWVEACASAARRLPERLFPAPTRPSDLPSPATLRHLLRKAEQENISLENLLSESDEALPRLRISSENERDTSADQSHDKSHTSNDSPDRSRPDLITQRQPHLLTGATSPHKKSKRKLFTQKETDLITDEDDADGSPSPAKQKRPQGVVSGRERRGLVRAERLARKLVETPCARDKRRIATTSDRVPRIVLTGMSRMERHEVCNAIRSLGGRIQSRVNKRTTHVVLGSCRESSPERALAQMFSNINMDQVDKPVDDRTNNNKQLNDDKENNRNRCGDISGVNVLNETSQSDRVIVCSSVDNVVMNKPRNVNALLGAVRGCRVLWTSWLLESAKQGRWLPHYGHEVHHLLKVSQRARVERCALGRTRSEYACDVFCGLRVRVDQAATNRDDVITLLTLCGATLDVREGMVEGTQAEAMVTVGAAVGQVSSRWVFDSVVAGRPRTTRRYLHKQVPLDVVHLTRGSE, encoded by the exons atggaTAAAGAAAACAGAAGCGCAGCTGGTTTG AGACGCTCGGCAATTGCTGAAAGGTTAAGATTAAGAGAGGAATGGTCAGCATTGAAAGGAGTAGAGGAAAAGAAGGCAGTTGAGGCAAGGGTACTGACCAAAAGGCAACAAAATGTATTCAAACCAAAAACTGTTAACAAAAACAGAGATATGAAGAGGTATAACTTGAGAAAGGACCTTCCAAAT TCAACATCGGATGTGCTTCGAGGTGTGGTAGCTCTGGTTGATGTAGGAGCAGAGTCTCGAGCATTGGCACTCAGAGCTGCGCTGACTGCACTAGGGGCTTCTGTTGTACCCATTTGGAGCCCCTTAGTTACTCATGTTATATGGACACAAG gAGGTTGCCGAGAGACTCGGGCCAAAGGTAGAGCTCTAGCATGTCAGCTGGTGTCACCACTGTGGGTGGAGGCGTGCGCCAGTGCAGCAAGGAGACTGCCGGAGCGACTGTTCCCTGCGCCCACCAGACCATCGGATCTCCCTTCCCCCGCCACTCTGCGACATCTGTTG AGGAAAGCAGAACAAGAAAATATATCTTTAGAAAATTTGCTCTCTGAGAGCGACGAGGCACTGCCGCGACTGAGGATATCCAGCGAGAATGAACGCGATACTAGCGCCGACCAGTCGCACGACAAGTCGCACACGAGCAATGACTCACCGGACAGATCTCGACCTGATTTGATAA CTCAGCGCCAACCTCACCTACTCACAGGCGCTACGTCTCCTCACAAGAAGTCAAAACGGAAGCTCTTCACGCAGAAGGAAACTGATCTCATCACCGATGAAGATGACG CAGACGGGTCCCCGAGTCCGGCCAAACAGAAGCGTCCTCAAGGCGTGGTGTCGGGTCGAGAGCGTCGCGGACTGGTGCGCGCCGAGCGACTCGCACGCAAGTTGGTCGAGACGCCGTGTGCGCGAGACAAGCGACGGATCGCCACGACCAGCGACCGTGTACCGAGGATA GTACTGACGGGCATGTCGCGGATGGAACGTCACGAAGTATGCAACGCGATCAGATCTCTGGGCGGTCGGATCCAGAGCCGCGTCAACAAGCGGACCACCCACGTAGTGCTCGGCTCCTGTCGCGAGAGCAGCCCCGAGCGAGCGCTCGCGCAGATGTTCTCCAACATCAACATGGATCAGGTTGACAAACCGGTTGATGAtagaactaataataataaacagttGAATGACGATAAGGAAAACAATAGAAATAGGTGTGGTGATATTAGTGGAGTGAatgttttaaatgaaacaaGTCAAAGTGACAGAGTGATAGTGTGCAGCTCGGTGGATAATGTGGTGATGAACAAGCCCCGGAATGTGAATGCGTTGCTGGGAGCCGTGCGTGGGTGTCGGGTGCTGTGGACGAGCTGGCTGCTGGAGTCAGCGAAGCAGGGACGGTGGCTGCCACACTATGGGCATGAAGTGCATCATCTCTTGAAGGTTTCACAA AGGGCGCGTGTGGAGCGGTGCGCGCTAGGACGGACGCGCAGCGAGTACGCCTGTGACGTGTTCTGCGGACTGCGCGTGCGCGTGGACCAGGCGGCGACGAACCGCGATGACGTCATCACGCTGCTCACTCTGTGTGGAGCCACGTTAGATGTACGT GAGGGTATGGTCGAGGGGACACAGGCGGAGGCCATGGTGACAGTGGGCGCAGCTGTTGGCCAGGTGAGCTCCCGGTGGGTGTTCGACAGCGTGGTGGCTGGAAGGCCACGAACCACGCGCAGATACCTCCACAAGCAGGTGCCCTTGGATGTGGTCCACCTGACGCGAGGCTCCGAGTGA
- the LOC126975559 gene encoding uncharacterized protein LOC126975559 isoform X3, which yields MDKENRSAAGLRRSAIAERLRLREEWSALKGVEEKKAVEARVLTKRQQNVFKPKTVNKNRDMKRYNLRKDLPNSTSDVLRGVVALVDVGAESRALALRAALTALGASVVPIWSPLVTHVIWTQGGCRETRAKGRALACQLVSPLWVEACASAARRLPERLFPAPTRPSDLPSPATLRHLLRKAEQENISLENLLSESDEALPRLRISSENERDTSADQSHDKSHTSNDSPDRSRPDLITQRQPHLLTGATSPHKKSKRKLFTQKETDLITDEDDADGSPSPAKQKRPQGVVSGRERRGLVRAERLARKLVETPCARDKRRIATTSDRVPRIVLTGMSRMERHEVCNAIRSLGGRIQSRVNKRTTHVVLGSCRESSPERALAQMFSNINMDQVDKPVDDRTNNNKQLNDDKENNRNRCGDISGVNVLNETSQSDRVIVCSSVDNVVMNKPRNVNALLGAVRGCRVLWTSWLLESAKQGRWLPHYGHEVHHLLKVSQRARVERCALGRTRSEYACDVFCGLRVRVDQAATNRDDVITLLTLCGATLDEGMVEGTQAEAMVTVGAAVGQVSSRWVFDSVVAGRPRTTRRYLHKQVPLDVVHLTRGSE from the exons atggaTAAAGAAAACAGAAGCGCAGCTGGTTTG AGACGCTCGGCAATTGCTGAAAGGTTAAGATTAAGAGAGGAATGGTCAGCATTGAAAGGAGTAGAGGAAAAGAAGGCAGTTGAGGCAAGGGTACTGACCAAAAGGCAACAAAATGTATTCAAACCAAAAACTGTTAACAAAAACAGAGATATGAAGAGGTATAACTTGAGAAAGGACCTTCCAAAT TCAACATCGGATGTGCTTCGAGGTGTGGTAGCTCTGGTTGATGTAGGAGCAGAGTCTCGAGCATTGGCACTCAGAGCTGCGCTGACTGCACTAGGGGCTTCTGTTGTACCCATTTGGAGCCCCTTAGTTACTCATGTTATATGGACACAAG gAGGTTGCCGAGAGACTCGGGCCAAAGGTAGAGCTCTAGCATGTCAGCTGGTGTCACCACTGTGGGTGGAGGCGTGCGCCAGTGCAGCAAGGAGACTGCCGGAGCGACTGTTCCCTGCGCCCACCAGACCATCGGATCTCCCTTCCCCCGCCACTCTGCGACATCTGTTG AGGAAAGCAGAACAAGAAAATATATCTTTAGAAAATTTGCTCTCTGAGAGCGACGAGGCACTGCCGCGACTGAGGATATCCAGCGAGAATGAACGCGATACTAGCGCCGACCAGTCGCACGACAAGTCGCACACGAGCAATGACTCACCGGACAGATCTCGACCTGATTTGATAA CTCAGCGCCAACCTCACCTACTCACAGGCGCTACGTCTCCTCACAAGAAGTCAAAACGGAAGCTCTTCACGCAGAAGGAAACTGATCTCATCACCGATGAAGATGACG CAGACGGGTCCCCGAGTCCGGCCAAACAGAAGCGTCCTCAAGGCGTGGTGTCGGGTCGAGAGCGTCGCGGACTGGTGCGCGCCGAGCGACTCGCACGCAAGTTGGTCGAGACGCCGTGTGCGCGAGACAAGCGACGGATCGCCACGACCAGCGACCGTGTACCGAGGATA GTACTGACGGGCATGTCGCGGATGGAACGTCACGAAGTATGCAACGCGATCAGATCTCTGGGCGGTCGGATCCAGAGCCGCGTCAACAAGCGGACCACCCACGTAGTGCTCGGCTCCTGTCGCGAGAGCAGCCCCGAGCGAGCGCTCGCGCAGATGTTCTCCAACATCAACATGGATCAGGTTGACAAACCGGTTGATGAtagaactaataataataaacagttGAATGACGATAAGGAAAACAATAGAAATAGGTGTGGTGATATTAGTGGAGTGAatgttttaaatgaaacaaGTCAAAGTGACAGAGTGATAGTGTGCAGCTCGGTGGATAATGTGGTGATGAACAAGCCCCGGAATGTGAATGCGTTGCTGGGAGCCGTGCGTGGGTGTCGGGTGCTGTGGACGAGCTGGCTGCTGGAGTCAGCGAAGCAGGGACGGTGGCTGCCACACTATGGGCATGAAGTGCATCATCTCTTGAAGGTTTCACAA AGGGCGCGTGTGGAGCGGTGCGCGCTAGGACGGACGCGCAGCGAGTACGCCTGTGACGTGTTCTGCGGACTGCGCGTGCGCGTGGACCAGGCGGCGACGAACCGCGATGACGTCATCACGCTGCTCACTCTGTGTGGAGCCACGTTAGAT GAGGGTATGGTCGAGGGGACACAGGCGGAGGCCATGGTGACAGTGGGCGCAGCTGTTGGCCAGGTGAGCTCCCGGTGGGTGTTCGACAGCGTGGTGGCTGGAAGGCCACGAACCACGCGCAGATACCTCCACAAGCAGGTGCCCTTGGATGTGGTCCACCTGACGCGAGGCTCCGAGTGA
- the LOC126975559 gene encoding uncharacterized protein LOC126975559 isoform X2, with protein sequence MDKENRSAAGLRRSAIAERLRLREEWSALKGVEEKKAVEARVLTKRQQNVFKPKTVNKNRDMKRYNLRKDLPNSTSDVLRGVVALVDVGAESRALALRAALTALGASVVPIWSPLVTHVIWTQGGCRETRAKGRALACQLVSPLWVEACASAARRLPERLFPAPTRPSDLPSPATLRHLLRKAEQENISLENLLSESDEALPRLRISSENERDTSADQSHDKSHTSNDSPDRSRPDLITQRQPHLLTGATSPHKKSKRKLFTQKETDLITDEDDDGSPSPAKQKRPQGVVSGRERRGLVRAERLARKLVETPCARDKRRIATTSDRVPRIVLTGMSRMERHEVCNAIRSLGGRIQSRVNKRTTHVVLGSCRESSPERALAQMFSNINMDQVDKPVDDRTNNNKQLNDDKENNRNRCGDISGVNVLNETSQSDRVIVCSSVDNVVMNKPRNVNALLGAVRGCRVLWTSWLLESAKQGRWLPHYGHEVHHLLKVSQRARVERCALGRTRSEYACDVFCGLRVRVDQAATNRDDVITLLTLCGATLDVREGMVEGTQAEAMVTVGAAVGQVSSRWVFDSVVAGRPRTTRRYLHKQVPLDVVHLTRGSE encoded by the exons atggaTAAAGAAAACAGAAGCGCAGCTGGTTTG AGACGCTCGGCAATTGCTGAAAGGTTAAGATTAAGAGAGGAATGGTCAGCATTGAAAGGAGTAGAGGAAAAGAAGGCAGTTGAGGCAAGGGTACTGACCAAAAGGCAACAAAATGTATTCAAACCAAAAACTGTTAACAAAAACAGAGATATGAAGAGGTATAACTTGAGAAAGGACCTTCCAAAT TCAACATCGGATGTGCTTCGAGGTGTGGTAGCTCTGGTTGATGTAGGAGCAGAGTCTCGAGCATTGGCACTCAGAGCTGCGCTGACTGCACTAGGGGCTTCTGTTGTACCCATTTGGAGCCCCTTAGTTACTCATGTTATATGGACACAAG gAGGTTGCCGAGAGACTCGGGCCAAAGGTAGAGCTCTAGCATGTCAGCTGGTGTCACCACTGTGGGTGGAGGCGTGCGCCAGTGCAGCAAGGAGACTGCCGGAGCGACTGTTCCCTGCGCCCACCAGACCATCGGATCTCCCTTCCCCCGCCACTCTGCGACATCTGTTG AGGAAAGCAGAACAAGAAAATATATCTTTAGAAAATTTGCTCTCTGAGAGCGACGAGGCACTGCCGCGACTGAGGATATCCAGCGAGAATGAACGCGATACTAGCGCCGACCAGTCGCACGACAAGTCGCACACGAGCAATGACTCACCGGACAGATCTCGACCTGATTTGATAA CTCAGCGCCAACCTCACCTACTCACAGGCGCTACGTCTCCTCACAAGAAGTCAAAACGGAAGCTCTTCACGCAGAAGGAAACTGATCTCATCACCGATGAAGATGACG ACGGGTCCCCGAGTCCGGCCAAACAGAAGCGTCCTCAAGGCGTGGTGTCGGGTCGAGAGCGTCGCGGACTGGTGCGCGCCGAGCGACTCGCACGCAAGTTGGTCGAGACGCCGTGTGCGCGAGACAAGCGACGGATCGCCACGACCAGCGACCGTGTACCGAGGATA GTACTGACGGGCATGTCGCGGATGGAACGTCACGAAGTATGCAACGCGATCAGATCTCTGGGCGGTCGGATCCAGAGCCGCGTCAACAAGCGGACCACCCACGTAGTGCTCGGCTCCTGTCGCGAGAGCAGCCCCGAGCGAGCGCTCGCGCAGATGTTCTCCAACATCAACATGGATCAGGTTGACAAACCGGTTGATGAtagaactaataataataaacagttGAATGACGATAAGGAAAACAATAGAAATAGGTGTGGTGATATTAGTGGAGTGAatgttttaaatgaaacaaGTCAAAGTGACAGAGTGATAGTGTGCAGCTCGGTGGATAATGTGGTGATGAACAAGCCCCGGAATGTGAATGCGTTGCTGGGAGCCGTGCGTGGGTGTCGGGTGCTGTGGACGAGCTGGCTGCTGGAGTCAGCGAAGCAGGGACGGTGGCTGCCACACTATGGGCATGAAGTGCATCATCTCTTGAAGGTTTCACAA AGGGCGCGTGTGGAGCGGTGCGCGCTAGGACGGACGCGCAGCGAGTACGCCTGTGACGTGTTCTGCGGACTGCGCGTGCGCGTGGACCAGGCGGCGACGAACCGCGATGACGTCATCACGCTGCTCACTCTGTGTGGAGCCACGTTAGATGTACGT GAGGGTATGGTCGAGGGGACACAGGCGGAGGCCATGGTGACAGTGGGCGCAGCTGTTGGCCAGGTGAGCTCCCGGTGGGTGTTCGACAGCGTGGTGGCTGGAAGGCCACGAACCACGCGCAGATACCTCCACAAGCAGGTGCCCTTGGATGTGGTCCACCTGACGCGAGGCTCCGAGTGA